CATCGACCGCATCGATGCGGCGGTGCGGCGGGTGTCGCCGCTGGGCGGCGATGCGCCGGTGGTGGGCTTGACCTGGATGCCCGACGGCAAGCGCGCCGTGGCGCTGGACCGGCACTGCCGGCTGTGGTTGCTCAGCGCGAGCGCGCGCCAGGCGCTGCCGGCGCCGCCAGGCATCGACGAATGCGTAGCGCTGCAGTCCGGGCCCGACGGCCTGTGGCTGGCCTCGGCCAGCGCCGGGCTGTTCAAGCTCGACGCGCAGGGCGGCGTGCTCGCGCACTGGAGCACCGAGCAGCTGCTGACCGACCATGGCGATCTCAGCGCGCTGATCCGCCTGGCCGACGGGCGGGTGCTGGTCGGCTCCAGCAACGCCACGGTGACCCAGCTGGACACCGACGCGACGCCGCGGCGACTGCACTTCGACGCGCCGCCGCGAAGCGCCATCAACGGCTTCTACCAGGACGGCAACGGCACCTGGTGGATCGGCACCTACACCGCCGGGCTGTACCGGGTGCGGCCGTTGTCGGCGGTGATCCGCAACGACGAGGAAGGCCTCAGCGACGTCCATGCCTGGCCCAGCTCCAGCGTGCGCAGCATCTGGCGCGACGGCACGCGCATGCTGATCGGCACCGACCAGGGGCTGATGCTGCGCGACCGCGACCGTGCGCCGTGGCGGGTCCCGGCGCCGCTGGCCGCGCGCGCGGTACGCGCCATCGAGCGCGATACCCACGGCTGGTGGCTGGGAACCCGCCACGGGCTCTGGCGGCTGAGCGACAGCGGCGCGCTCACGCGCGTGGACGGGCTGGCCGATGCGCACGTGAACGACCTGCTGCGCGAAGGCGACACGCTGTGGGTCGCCACCCGCCGCGGGCTGACCCGGGTGGTCGACGGCCGCGTGCAGGACGATCCGCGCTGGGCGCCGCTGGCTGGGCGCACGCTGGCGCGGCTGTACCGCGACGCCCAAGGCACGCTGTGGATCGGCGGCAACGATTGCGGCCTGTGGCGCATGCGCGGCGATCGCGCGGCCGAGCCCTACCGGCCCGGCGGCGCCGGCCTGTACCCGTCGGTGTGGTCGCTGTACGAAAAAGACGGCGTCCTGTGGGTGGGCACCTTCACCGGCGGGCTGTACCGGGTCGACCTGAAGCACGACGTCGCGGTGCGCTACACCGACCGCAAAGGCCTCAGCAGCAACGTGATCTACACCATCCTGCCCGATCCGCAGGGACGGCTCTGGCTGAGCACCAACAACGGCCTGAGCGTGCTCGATCCGGCGACCCGCATCGTGCAGAGCCTGGGCCGCCGCGACGGCCTGCAGAACCAGGAATACAACAGCGGCCGCGGCTATCGCGACAGCCGCGGCCTGCTGTATTTCGGCGGCACGCAAGGCGTGGACGTGGTCGATCCGCGGCGGCTGCCGCTGCGCAGTCCGCCGGCGCGCGCGGTGCTGACCGACCTGCACGTGCTCGACGCCGGCGAAGCCCGCCACGGCGGCACGCGGCAGACCGAGACCGACGTGGTGTATGCGCGCGACATCGCGCTGGACCATCGCGACAACGTGTTCACCGTGGGCATGACCGCGATCGACTTCACCGCGCCGGGCACCGCGCGCCTGCGCTACCGGGTGGACGGCCTGCACAAGGGCTGGGTCTATCCGCAGACCGCGCACAGCGAGTTCTCGGTCAGCCATCTGCCGCCGGACCGCTACGTCCTGCAGGTGCAGGCGGCCGGGCGCGACGGCCAGTTCGGCCCCTCGCGCACGCTGCAGATCGAAGTGCGGCCGCCGCCGTGGCGGCATCCGCTGGCCTATGCCGGCTACGCGCTGCTGGGCCTGCTGCTGCTCGGCCTGACCGCGCAACGCGTGCGCCGCACGGTCAACCGCGAGCGCGACATGGTCGAGCTGCTGAACCTCACCGTCGCCGAGCGCACGCGCCAGCTCGAACGCGCCAACCAGAAGCTGTCGCAGAGCAATACGCAGCTGGAGGCGGCCACCCGCCTGGACCCGCTGACCCAGGTCTCCAACCGCCGCGAACTGCAGGATTGGCTGGCGCGCGAGTGCCCGGCGCTGCGCGCCGAGCTGGACGCGGGCAGCAGTACCGACGCGCTGTATTTCTTCATGATCGACGTCGACAACTTCAAGCGCATCAACGACGACTACGGCCACCAGGCCGGCGATACCGCGCTGGTGCAGTGCGCCGACAGCCTGCGCGCCCTGTGCAGAATCCGCGACCTGCTGGTGCGCTGGGGCGGCGAGGAATTCCTGCTGGTCACCCGGCTGCCGCGCGATGCCGCCGCCGAGGCGCTCGCCGAGCGCCTGCGCGCGGCGGTGGCCGCGCAGCATTTCGTGCTGGAGCAGCGCGACCTGGCACTGACCTGCTCGATCGGCTTCGCGCCATGGCCGTTGGTGGCGGCGTGGCCGGCGCTGGGCGATTGGGAACAGAGCGTGGGCCTGGCCGACCGCTGCCTGTATGCGGCCAAGGGCGCCGGCAAGAACGCCTGGGTCGGGGTGGTCGCCGGCGCGGCGCCGGACCGGCCGCGGGTGCAGGCCTTGCTGGCCGGCAGCCCGCCCGAGCAGCTCGGCGACAGCGTGCGCATCCTGCACTCCACCGCGCAGCCGCCACGCTTCGCGCGTTGAGCGGCGGTCGCCGCCGACGCCTCAGCGCGCAGGTGGCTTGCGGCGCATGCTGCTGCGCCAGGCATCCAGGAACTGGCGGCGCTTGAGCGCGTCCAGGTACACCAGCAAGCCCGGCCCCAGCGCGATCGGGCGGAACGCCGGTGTGGCGGCCGGCAGCGCGGCGCGTGGCCCCCCGGGCACCGCCAGGATCGGCTTGAGCCGCGCCTCGCGCGACAGCACCTGCTGGCCGCGCGGCGACAGCAGGTAGTCGAGGAACCGGCGCGCCTCGGCCGCATGCGGCGTATCGCGCGGGATGACCGCAGTGCGCAGCGCGACCAGGGTGTAGTCCTCCGGCTGCACGATCGCCAGCGGCGCGCCGGCGTCGATCCGCGCCTGCGCATAGGAACCGAGCACGTTGTAGGCCAACAGCAGTTCGCCGCGGCTGACCCGGTCCAGCAGCACGCCGGTACGCTCCTCCAGCACCACCTGGTTGTCGCCCAGCGCCGCCAGCAACGCGCCGGCCATGCTGCCGATCTGCCCGTCCTGGGTCGCGAACAGATAGCCGACGCCGCTGCGCTCCACGTCGTAGGTGCCGATCCTGCCGCGCAGCGGCATGCCCGGCGCGCGCAGCAGCTCCAGCAGCTGGCGGCGCGTACGCGGCACCTGCGCCGCCGGCAGCCGCGCCTTGTTGTAGACGATCGCCACCGGCTCGTAGCTGATCCCGAACGCCTCGTGCCGCCATTGCGCCCACGCCGGCAGCGCCTCGGTCTGCGGCGAGCGGTGCGCGAGCGCATGGCCGTCGTTCACCAGCTTGGTCTGCAGGTCCATGCTGGCGCTGATCAGCAGGTCGGCGCAGCGTGCGCCCGGCTGCGGATGCAGGTAGCGCTGGTACATGTCCCAGGCGATCACGTCCTGGTACACGACTTCGCTGCGCGGATGCAGCCGCTGGTAGTCGCCGATTACCGCGCCGAACACCTCGATGTCGGTCGAGCCCTGGATGCACAGTTGCGCCTCGGGCGTGCCCTGCGCCGGGAAGCGGCGCACGTCGCCGGGCGCGGCGACAGCGGCATGGGCCAGCGCGCAGCCCAGCAGCAGCGCGGCGGCGTGAAACGCGCGGAGCACGGTCATGGATGCAACCTCGGCAGGCGCAGGCTGGCGATCAGGCCGCCGCCGACGCGGTTGGACAGATCGATGCGCCCTCCGTGACTGTCGACCACGCGCTTGACGATCGCCAGGCCGAGCCCGGCGCCGCCGGCGGCCGCGCCCTCGCCGCGCGCGAAGCGCTCGAACACGCGCTCGGCATCGGCGGCGGCGATGCCCGGGCCGTGGTCGGCCACGGTCACCACGCAATCGCGCGCCTCGCAGGTCAGTGCCACCTGCAATGCGCCGTCGCCGCCGTACTTGCAGGCGTTGTCGATCAGGTTCTTGATCGCCTCGCGCAGCAGCAGCGCATCGCCGCGCACCAGCGCCGCCTCGCTGGCGACGGCCAGTTGCACACGCGGACGCGGCTGCGACTGCGGCAGCGCCTCGTGCAGGGCCTGGTGCACCACTTCGGCCAGGTCGACGCTGGCGTAGCGCTGCAGGTTGGAGCGATGGATCACGCTGGCGTCGCTGAGCAACTGGTTGAGCAGCCGGCTCATGTGCGTGGCGTTGCGCTCGATCGCCTCCAGGCTGCGACGCATGTCGCGCGGATCCTCCTCGTCCAGCGCCAGCTGCGCCTGCGCGCGCAGCGCCGCCAGCGGCGTGCGCATCTGGTGCGCGGCCTCGGCCATGAACGCGCGCAGGGTCTCGTTGCTGCTGGACAGGCGTGCCATGAAGCGGTTCAAGGCCGCCACCATCTGGTGCATTTCCTGCGGCGCGGCCACCGCCAGCGGCTTGAGTTCGGACGGCTCGCGCCGCGACAGGTCGCGCTCGATCCGCTGCAGCGGGCGCAATGCGCGATACACGCCCAGCCACACCAGCGCCAGCGACAGCAGCGACAGCAGCGCGATCGCGACCAGTGCGCGCAGCACCACGTCCTGCGCCAGCGCCTCGCGCGCGCGCCGGGTCTGCCCGACCTGCACCCACACCTCGTCCTGCGCGGCCGCCGAGGAGACCCGCCGCGCCACCACCGCGAAGCGCACCTGTTCGCCGCTGTAGAACGCGTCGAACAGTCGCGGCGCGGCGCTGGCGCGCGGCAGCGACGGCGCCTTCGGCAGATCGCCGTAGCCGGTGATGGTGCGCCCGCGCGCATCGAACACGCGATAGAACACCCGGTCCTCCGGTGCCATCGCCAGCAGGTCCAGTGCCGCGTACGGCAGGTCCACCTGCCACTGCCCGTCCGCCAGCGCCACCGAATCGACGATCGACAGCGCCGAGGACACCAGCAGATGGTCGTAGGAGCGGTTGGCCGCGCGCTGGCCGTAGTCGCGCGCGAAGAAGAACAGCGCCACCGCGCCGAGCAGCGACAGCGCTCCCAGGTACAGCAGCAGCGTGCGCCGGATCGACGGCGCCGGCAGCGCGGCTTCAGCCATCGCCAGGCGCATCCTGCGGTGGCGTCGATGGCGTTTCCGCATCCGCCGCTTCCAGCTTGTAGCCTACCCCGCGCACGGTGACGATGCGCAGCGGCGCGCCGGCCAGTTTCTTGCGCAGGCGCCCGACGTACAGCTCGATCGCGTTCGGCCCGGCCTCGTCGTCGAAGCCGAACAGGCCGTTGCCGATCTCGTCCTTGCCGACCACCTGGCCGAGCCGTCCGATCAGGATCTCCAGCAGGCGGTATTCGCGATTGGGCAACTCGATCGGCGCACCGTCCAGGCTGACGCTGTGCGCGGCGTTGTCGAAGGCGAAACCGCCCAACTGCACCACCTCGCTGGCGTTGCCGCGGTTGCGCCGCAGCAGCACCCGGCAGCGCGCCTCGAACTCGCGGAAATCGAACGGCTTGCCGAGGTAATCGTCGGCACCCACGTCCAGTGCCTGCACCCGATCCTCGATGCCGTCGCGCGCGGTCAGCATCAGCACCGGCGTGGTGTCGCCGCGCTCGCGCAAGCCGGCCAGCACGCGCAACCCGTCCAGCCCCGGCAGACCGATGTCCAGCACCACCAGATCGAAACGCTGGTAGCGCAGCACGCTGGCCGCCCCCAACCCATCGCTCTGCCAATCCACCGCATGCCCGCTGCGGCGCATGCGCCGCACGATCGCATCGGCCAGATCGGCGTTGTCCTCGACCAGTAAAAGGCGCATTGGGATTCGAGATTGGGGATTGGGGATTCGCAAACGCGATTCGGCCGGCGGATGCTAACCCGCCCACGGCAAAGGCGACAGCGACGCAACGCGCTTTTGCCAATCCCGAATCCCCAATCCCCAATCCCGGCCCCACTGACAGGTCGATGACAGCTACGCCCGACTAGGCTGCAGCCACGCTGGCCCGCGGCCTTCCGCTGCGGGCTACCGACTCATCGACGCGCTGCGCGCACCTGGGAGGGTACGTGGACCTGAAGAAACTGAGCCTGTGCGGCGCTTGCGCCTGCGCCCTGCTGTCCCTGCCCGCGTTGGCGCGGGCCGCGGATGGCGACGACGACGGCCCGGTCACCGCCGAACTCGGCGGCCGCCTGCACTGGGACTTCGCCCAGTTCGACAACGATGGCCGCGGTACGCCCAATCCCGACGACACCGAGATCCGGCGTCTGTGGCTCGACGTGTCCGGCAAGTTCTTCGGCTTCGGCTACAAGGTCGAAGGCGATTTCGCCGGGCTGCAGGACGATTTCAACAGCAAGGGCATCGAGGCCAAGGATGTCTACCTCACCCGCAAGTTCGAGGCCGGCACCCTGAGCGTCGGCCAGTTCAAGCAGTACTTCTCGCTGGACGACCGCACCGGCTCCAACTTCGGCCAGTTCCTGGAGCGCAGCGGCGCGGCCAGCACGCTGGCGCCGCTGTACCGCAAGGCGGTGTCGTGGCAGGCGGCCGGCAAGGACTACACCTGGGCGGCCAGCGTCTACAGCCTGGAGAGCATCGACGTCTCCAACATCAAGGGCGATGCGTTCGGTGGCCGCGGCACGTGGGCGCCGGGCGCGCGCGACGGCGACGTGCTGCACCTGGGCCTGTCGCTGGCGCACGAGCGCTACGCCCATCCCGGCGCCAACGGCGCGCCGGCCTTGAGCATCCGCCCGCGCCCGGCCGGGCACCTGTCCGACGACAGCCGCATCACCCTGGCGCGCTTCGCCGACGGCCGCGATACCGACGTGGACAAGTGGTCGCTGGAATACGCGCAGGTGCGCGGCCCGCTGTCGTGGCAGGGCGAATTCAGCGGCGGCCTGTTCGACGACGGTGCGCAGCGTGCGCAGGTGATGTCCGCCTACGGCTTCGTCAGCTGGTTCGCGACCGGCGAATCGCGCCGCTACGACAGCAAGACCGGGCGCTTCACCCGCATCGCGCAGGTCAACAACCCGCGCGGCGCGTTCGAACTGGCGCTGCGCTACGACCGCATGTGGGGCAGCCAGCACCTGGACGGCCAGGCGGATTTCCTCGACGCCTCCACCGCCTCGTGGACGCTGGCCGGCAACTGGTATCTCAAACCGAACCTGCGGCTGATGCTGAACCTGATCGACAGCCGCAATCGCGACCATCTGGCAGGGGCCACGCTTGATCGCACTCGGGCGATCACTGGGCGGTTTCAGTATGACTTCTGAGTGGGGAGGCCGGGACCAGGGACCGGGGACCAGGGACCCGGAAAAGCGCGACATCGCGATTTGAAGCTCTACCGACTTCCGTTCTTCGGGTCCCTGGTCCCCGGTCCCGCCGCCCTTTTCCGTACCACTCCAAGGAAACTCCCCATGCTGACCGCGCTCGGTTTCGGAATGGTCCTCACCTTCATGTACCTGATCATGAGCAAGCGGCTGTCGCCGCTGGTCGCCTTGATCATCGTGCCGATCGTGTTCGCGCTGGCCGGCGGTTTCGGCACCGGCATCAACGAGATGATGCTGGAAGGGATCAAGAAGATCGCGCCGACCGGCGTGATGCTGATGTTCGCGATCCTGTACTTCGGGGTGATGATCGACGCCGGCCTGTTCGATCCGCTGGTGCGGCGCATCCTGCGCCTGGTCAAGGGCGACCCGATGAAGATCGTGGTCGGCACCGCGGTGCTGGCGCTGCTGATCTCGCTCGACGGCGACGGCTCCACCACCTACATGATCACCGTGTCGGCGATGCTGCCGCTGTATCGGCGCATCGGCATGAACGCGCTGAACATGACTTGCGTGACCATCCTCGCCGGCGGGGTGATGAACCTGACCCCGTGGGGCGGGCCGACCGCGCGCGCGGCCACCGCACTGCACGTGGACCCGGCCGACGTGTTCGTGCCGCTGGTGCCGGCGATGGCGCTGGCGATCGCCGGCATCCTGGTGCTGGCGTGGTACCTGGGCATGCAGGAACGGCGCCGCCTCGGCGTGGCCGCGCTGCCGGGCGACAGTTGGATGGACAGCAGCGTGGCCGACGACGGCGATGCGCTGCCGACCGTTGAGGACGCCGAGGACATCAAGCGGCCGAAGCTGCTGTGGGTGAACCTGGCGCTGACCCTGGCGCTGATGGCCGCGCTGGTGATCGGCGTGCTGCCGATGCCGGTACTGTTCATGATCGGCTTCGCGCTGGCGCTGCTGATCAACTATCCGAACCTGGCCGAGCAGCGCCGGCGCCTGGTCAACCATGCCGGCAACGTGCTGTCGGTGGTGTCGCTGATCTTCGCCGCCGGCGTGTTCACCGGCATCCTGTCCAACACCGGCATGGTCGAGGCGATGTCGCGCAGCTTCCTGGCGGTGATCCCCGACGCCTGGGGTCCGTACCTGGCGGTGATCACCGCACTGGCCAGCATGCCCTTCACCTTCTTCATGTCCAACGACGCGTTCTATTTCGGCGTGCTGCCGATCCTGTCCGAAGCGGCCAGCCACTACGGCATCACCCCGGTGGAGATGGCCCGCGCCTCGCTGGCCGGACAGCCGGTGCACCTGCTCAGCCCGCTGGTGCCGTCGACCTATCTGCTGGTCGGCCTGGCCAAGGTCGACTTCGCCGACCACCAGCGTTTTACCTTGAAGTGGGCGGTGTTGGTTTCTCTGCTCCTGATGGGCGGGAGTCTGTTGTTCGCGTTGTATCCGTTGGCTGCTTGAGGAGCCGGGACCGGGGACCGGGGACCAGGGACCCGGCAAAGCGCGATATCGCGATCTGAAGCTTTACCGACTTCCGTTCTTCGGGTCCCCGGTCCCCGGTCCCTGGTCCCGCCTCCACCCCCAACCCACAGAGGTTCCAGATGACCCTAAGAATCGCCTACGTCACCAGCGGCATGGGCAGCATCGGTACCGCGATCTGCCAGAAGCTGGCCCGCAACGGGCATACCGTGGTCGCCGGTTGCGGCCCCAATTCGCCGCGCAAGGCGGCGTGGCTGCGCGAGCAGCGCGAACTGGGCTTCGACTTCATCGCCTCCGAGGGCAATGCCACCGACTGGGACTCCACTGTCGCCGCGTTCGCCAAGGTCAAGGCCGAGGTCGGCGCGATCGACGTGCTGGTCAACAACGCCGGCGGCAGCCGCGACACGCTGTTCCGGCAGATGAGCCGCGAGGACTGGCAGGCGGTGATCGCCAGCAACCTCAACTCGCTGTTCAACATCACCAAGCAGGTGGTGGACGGCATGACCACGCGCGGCTGGGGACGCATCGTCAACATCGGCGCGGTCAGCGCGCAGAAGGGCCAGATCGGGCAGATCAACTACGCCACCGCCAAGGCGGCGATGCAGGGTTTCAGCCGCGCACTGGCGCAGGAAGTGGCCTCGCGCGGGGTCACCGTCAACACGGTGTCGCCCGGCTATATCGCCAGCGCCGCGATCAGCAGTTTCCCGCCGGACGTGCTCGACCGCCTGGCGACCTCGGTGCCGCTGCGCCGGCTCGGCAAGCCCGAGGAAGTGGCCGCGCTGTGCGGCTGGTTGACCTCCGACGAGGCCGCCTACGTCACCGGTGCCGACTATGCGGTCAATGGCGGCCTGCACATGGGCTGACGGCGGGACCGCCAAGCGCGCGAACAGGCTTGCGTGCGTGGCAGCGCTGTTCGCGGCGCCGCCGCCGCCGAACCGCCGCGCATCGAGCGCGGCCATCCGAACCGGCCGCACCAAGACGGCACCGACTTCGGCCGAGACAGGCATTGCCGGTAAAGCCGTCGCGACTGAAGTCGCTCCCACAACAACGGCATGCTGCGATCGGCAGCGCCGCAGCGGCGATCGTACCGGCGGACACGTTCGTGCCGACGGCCGCCGCTGCCGACCGCCGCAGGCTCGCCTACTTCGCCAGCAACCCCAGCAACGCCTTCGCCGCGTCCTCGGACGAGGCCGGGTTCTGGCCGGTGACCAGGGTGCCGTCCACCACGACGTGCACGCCCCAGT
This sequence is a window from Xanthomonas sp. CFBP 8443. Protein-coding genes within it:
- a CDS encoding CitMHS family transporter, with product MLTALGFGMVLTFMYLIMSKRLSPLVALIIVPIVFALAGGFGTGINEMMLEGIKKIAPTGVMLMFAILYFGVMIDAGLFDPLVRRILRLVKGDPMKIVVGTAVLALLISLDGDGSTTYMITVSAMLPLYRRIGMNALNMTCVTILAGGVMNLTPWGGPTARAATALHVDPADVFVPLVPAMALAIAGILVLAWYLGMQERRRLGVAALPGDSWMDSSVADDGDALPTVEDAEDIKRPKLLWVNLALTLALMAALVIGVLPMPVLFMIGFALALLINYPNLAEQRRRLVNHAGNVLSVVSLIFAAGVFTGILSNTGMVEAMSRSFLAVIPDAWGPYLAVITALASMPFTFFMSNDAFYFGVLPILSEAASHYGITPVEMARASLAGQPVHLLSPLVPSTYLLVGLAKVDFADHQRFTLKWAVLVSLLLMGGSLLFALYPLAA
- a CDS encoding sensor histidine kinase; translation: MAEAALPAPSIRRTLLLYLGALSLLGAVALFFFARDYGQRAANRSYDHLLVSSALSIVDSVALADGQWQVDLPYAALDLLAMAPEDRVFYRVFDARGRTITGYGDLPKAPSLPRASAAPRLFDAFYSGEQVRFAVVARRVSSAAAQDEVWVQVGQTRRAREALAQDVVLRALVAIALLSLLSLALVWLGVYRALRPLQRIERDLSRREPSELKPLAVAAPQEMHQMVAALNRFMARLSSSNETLRAFMAEAAHQMRTPLAALRAQAQLALDEEDPRDMRRSLEAIERNATHMSRLLNQLLSDASVIHRSNLQRYASVDLAEVVHQALHEALPQSQPRPRVQLAVASEAALVRGDALLLREAIKNLIDNACKYGGDGALQVALTCEARDCVVTVADHGPGIAAADAERVFERFARGEGAAAGGAGLGLAIVKRVVDSHGGRIDLSNRVGGGLIASLRLPRLHP
- the phbB gene encoding acetoacetyl-CoA reductase, coding for MTLRIAYVTSGMGSIGTAICQKLARNGHTVVAGCGPNSPRKAAWLREQRELGFDFIASEGNATDWDSTVAAFAKVKAEVGAIDVLVNNAGGSRDTLFRQMSREDWQAVIASNLNSLFNITKQVVDGMTTRGWGRIVNIGAVSAQKGQIGQINYATAKAAMQGFSRALAQEVASRGVTVNTVSPGYIASAAISSFPPDVLDRLATSVPLRRLGKPEEVAALCGWLTSDEAAYVTGADYAVNGGLHMG
- a CDS encoding ligand-binding sensor domain-containing diguanylate cyclase, which produces MTQPFSTFLRSARAAMRRCALLAALSMPGLAVAATAASDGDDPELPSSLEHFGLDEGLSQLSINALQSDDQGFLWIATQEGLNRFDGHLFRTYRHELGPSERQSLLSSSIDSLAFEARGTRLWLGTNDAGLEVIELASWRRHRLSTADGLSHNRVTNILIDPQGGAWLGTEQGIDRIDAAVRRVSPLGGDAPVVGLTWMPDGKRAVALDRHCRLWLLSASARQALPAPPGIDECVALQSGPDGLWLASASAGLFKLDAQGGVLAHWSTEQLLTDHGDLSALIRLADGRVLVGSSNATVTQLDTDATPRRLHFDAPPRSAINGFYQDGNGTWWIGTYTAGLYRVRPLSAVIRNDEEGLSDVHAWPSSSVRSIWRDGTRMLIGTDQGLMLRDRDRAPWRVPAPLAARAVRAIERDTHGWWLGTRHGLWRLSDSGALTRVDGLADAHVNDLLREGDTLWVATRRGLTRVVDGRVQDDPRWAPLAGRTLARLYRDAQGTLWIGGNDCGLWRMRGDRAAEPYRPGGAGLYPSVWSLYEKDGVLWVGTFTGGLYRVDLKHDVAVRYTDRKGLSSNVIYTILPDPQGRLWLSTNNGLSVLDPATRIVQSLGRRDGLQNQEYNSGRGYRDSRGLLYFGGTQGVDVVDPRRLPLRSPPARAVLTDLHVLDAGEARHGGTRQTETDVVYARDIALDHRDNVFTVGMTAIDFTAPGTARLRYRVDGLHKGWVYPQTAHSEFSVSHLPPDRYVLQVQAAGRDGQFGPSRTLQIEVRPPPWRHPLAYAGYALLGLLLLGLTAQRVRRTVNRERDMVELLNLTVAERTRQLERANQKLSQSNTQLEAATRLDPLTQVSNRRELQDWLARECPALRAELDAGSSTDALYFFMIDVDNFKRINDDYGHQAGDTALVQCADSLRALCRIRDLLVRWGGEEFLLVTRLPRDAAAEALAERLRAAVAAQHFVLEQRDLALTCSIGFAPWPLVAAWPALGDWEQSVGLADRCLYAAKGAGKNAWVGVVAGAAPDRPRVQALLAGSPPEQLGDSVRILHSTAQPPRFAR
- a CDS encoding porin, with amino-acid sequence MDLKKLSLCGACACALLSLPALARAADGDDDGPVTAELGGRLHWDFAQFDNDGRGTPNPDDTEIRRLWLDVSGKFFGFGYKVEGDFAGLQDDFNSKGIEAKDVYLTRKFEAGTLSVGQFKQYFSLDDRTGSNFGQFLERSGAASTLAPLYRKAVSWQAAGKDYTWAASVYSLESIDVSNIKGDAFGGRGTWAPGARDGDVLHLGLSLAHERYAHPGANGAPALSIRPRPAGHLSDDSRITLARFADGRDTDVDKWSLEYAQVRGPLSWQGEFSGGLFDDGAQRAQVMSAYGFVSWFATGESRRYDSKTGRFTRIAQVNNPRGAFELALRYDRMWGSQHLDGQADFLDASTASWTLAGNWYLKPNLRLMLNLIDSRNRDHLAGATLDRTRAITGRFQYDF
- a CDS encoding ABC transporter substrate-binding protein, producing the protein MTVLRAFHAAALLLGCALAHAAVAAPGDVRRFPAQGTPEAQLCIQGSTDIEVFGAVIGDYQRLHPRSEVVYQDVIAWDMYQRYLHPQPGARCADLLISASMDLQTKLVNDGHALAHRSPQTEALPAWAQWRHEAFGISYEPVAIVYNKARLPAAQVPRTRRQLLELLRAPGMPLRGRIGTYDVERSGVGYLFATQDGQIGSMAGALLAALGDNQVVLEERTGVLLDRVSRGELLLAYNVLGSYAQARIDAGAPLAIVQPEDYTLVALRTAVIPRDTPHAAEARRFLDYLLSPRGQQVLSREARLKPILAVPGGPRAALPAATPAFRPIALGPGLLVYLDALKRRQFLDAWRSSMRRKPPAR
- a CDS encoding response regulator transcription factor, with the protein product MRLLLVEDNADLADAIVRRMRRSGHAVDWQSDGLGAASVLRYQRFDLVVLDIGLPGLDGLRVLAGLRERGDTTPVLMLTARDGIEDRVQALDVGADDYLGKPFDFREFEARCRVLLRRNRGNASEVVQLGGFAFDNAAHSVSLDGAPIELPNREYRLLEILIGRLGQVVGKDEIGNGLFGFDDEAGPNAIELYVGRLRKKLAGAPLRIVTVRGVGYKLEAADAETPSTPPQDAPGDG